In Brevibacterium pigmentatum, the sequence TGGATGAGCGCGAGCTTGCCGCCGTCGGCCAGGTGCGGGTGGGCGTTGACGTCGGTGGGTCCGCCGTGGGTGGCCCAGCGGGTGTGGCCGATTCCGGTCTGCGCCGCCGGCAGCGGGTTGGCCTCGATCTCCTCGGTCAGGGCGGAGAACTTTCCGGCCTTCTTCGCCGAGGCGAGCTGACCGTCTTCGGTCACGAGCGCCACTCCGGCCGAGTCGTAGCCGCGGTATTCGAGCCTCTTTAGGCCGCCGAGCACGACATCGAGAGCCGAGTGATCGGCATTGTCAACAGGGGCCTTGGATACATAGCCAACGATTCCACACATGAGGGAGATTTTACGCACTGATAGCCGATCTCGTGTATTTCGGCGAGTCACGATGGGGTCAACGTGACGAACTGCACGCGCACGCGGGCACGATGGGACCGCCTCGGTGAGGGTGAGTCCGGTGTCCGACCTGGCGCGGGCGGCGAACATGACGCATGACACAATGGTGGAATGAGCCATGTCGACCCTCAGTTGGACCGTGCACGCAGACTCGCCGGCCTCAATACCGCCCGGCGCAGCGAGCCGGACACGACGTCACCGTTCTGGGAGTTCGACCGGGAAGTGTGGGGCACTCTCGCCCAGGCCACTCCGCTGCCGCTGAAGCAGCGCGATATCGAACGGCTGCGCGGCCTCGGCGATCGGATCAACCTCGATGAGGTCTCCCAGGTCTACCTGCCCCTGTCACGACTGCTCAACCTCTACGTCGCCGCGCGGCGCGCGAAACACGACCTGACCAGGGAATTCTTCTCTCCCCTCCACGATCAGGGGCTGGAACCTCAGGATGCCAAACGCACGCCCTTCGTCATCGGCGTCGCCGGATCGGTGGCCGTGGGCAAATCGACGACGGCGCGTGTGCTGCGTGAGCTGCTCGCCCGCTGGCCCGACACTCCGCGCGTCGAGCTCATCACCACCGACGGATTCCTCTACCCCAATGCCGAACTCGACCGTCGCCGCCTCAACGGGCGGAAGGGATTCCCCGAATCCTACGACCGCCGCAAGCTGCTCAAGTTCATCTCCGCCGTGAAATCCGGAGCGCCCGAGGTCCGCGCGCCCGTGTACTCGCACCACACCTATGACATCGTTCCCGGCGCCGAGGTGGTCGTGCGCTCCCCCGATGTCCTCATCGTCGAAGGACTCAACGTCCTCCAACCCGCCCGTCCCCGTCAGGACGGAACCGTGGGCTTGGCCATCAGCGACTACTTCGACTTCTCCGTCTACGTCGATGCGCGCTCCCGCGATATCCGCCAGTGGTACATCTCCCGGTTCCTCAAACTCAAGCACGGTGCGTTCCAGGACGAGGACTCGTACTTCCACCGCTACTCGCAGCTCGACGATGACGAAGCGATCACCCTGGCCACGGAGATCTGGGACTCGATCAACTTCCCGAACCTGCGCGAGAACGTCCAGCCCAGCCGCGGTCGAGCCGACCTGGTGCTCCACAAGTCCTCCGACCATACGATCCGGAAGGTGCAGCTGCGGAAGCTGTGACGGGGGTCGCCGGGTCGGAGCATCAGGTCTTGGCGGCCGCCTCGGCGAGCTTGTAAGCGGACCTGTGACGGGAGTCGCCGGGCGGTGGGGAAATAGTTTCACCGCTCTGGCGGTTGCACAGTATGCACTGAACTACTCACCGCCGGCAGGCCACCCGCCCACGGCGGCGACCGGATGCGAGCGATCCTCGCACCGTCACGGGATCCCCCGTGCATGCTCGGTCGTTTCGGCAGCAGAAAGGGACCCAGTATGAGCGTGCCATCCGCACATCACCTCATGTACTCCTCGGTCAAGAGCAAGAAGACCCCCGAGACGCGCATCCAACCGGGCATCTACAAGCGGATTGCCGGGTATGCGACCCGGCACAAGCGCAAACTCATCATCTTCCTGCTGCTGTCCGTACTCACCGCGGGCATCGGCGTCCTCAACCCGGTGCTCGCCGGCGACGTCGTCAACGCGATCACCGGCGGCGGGCCCGTGTCCACGGTCGTGTGGCTGGCCGTGGCCATCGGCGGGTTGGCCATCGCCGATGCGGCCATCTCGATCACGAACCGGTACCTGTCCTCACGGATCGGTGAGGGACTCATCTTCGATCTGCGCACGGCCGTCTATGATCACGTCCAGTCGATGCCGATCGCATTCTTCAACCGCACCCGCACCGGCGCCCTGGTCTCCCGGCTGAATACGGACGTCATCGGTGCGCAGCGAGCGTTTTCGAACACCCTGTCCGGCATCGTGTCGAACTTCGTCTCCCTGGCCCTGACCGTCGGCGTCATGGTCACGATCTCCTGGCAGGTGACCGTGCTGTCGATCCTGCTGCTGCCGCTGTTCATCATCCCCACCCGAATGCTCAGCGGGAAGCTCGCATCCCTGCAGTTCGAAGCGGCCAACAATTCCGCAGACATGTCGACCCGCATGACCGAGCGCTTCTCCGCCGCCGGTGCCACCCTGGTCAAACTCTTCGGCAATCCTCGCCAGGAGAACGAGGAGTTCGCCGACCGCGCCGGCCAGGTCCGCGATATCGGGGTCAAGGTTGCGATGCTGCAGTCGACGTTCGTGTCCTCGCTGACTCTGGTCTCCGCCCTGGCGCTGGCTCTCGTCTACGGCGTCGGCGGTGCACAAGCCGTCGTCGGCAACCTCAACGCCGGACAGGTTGTGACCCTGGCACTGCTGCTGACCAGGCTCTACACGCCGCTGACGATGCTCGCCAACGCACGCCTGGACATCCAGAGCGCCGTGGTGTCGTTCCAGCGGGTGTTCGAGATCCTCGATCTCGTGCCCTACTTCAAGGAGCCTTCGCAGCCAAAGGCCCTGCCCACCGGTGGGTTGGATGTGCAGTTCGATCACGTCGACTTCGCCTACCCCAGCGCCTCGCAGGTCAGCCTGGCCAGCCTCGAAGACGTCTCCGTGCTCGACACCCGCGGCGGCGATCAGGTTCTCCACGATCTGAGCTTCACGATCCCCGCCGGGCACACCGTTGCCCTCGTCGGATCCTCGGGTGCGGGAAAGTCGACGATCGCGTCGCTGCTGCCTCGGCTCTACGACGTCACGGACGGCACGATCACCATCGGCGGCGTCGATGTCCGCGATCTGTCGTTCGCCGATCTGCGCGAGGCCGTCGGCGTCGTCACCCAGGACGGTCATGTATTCCACGAGTCGATCCGCGCCAACCTGGCGCTGGTCAATCCCGATGCCACCGAGGAGCAGATGCTCGATGCCATCGACCGGGCACAGTTGAGAAGCGTCATCGATGCGCTTCCCGATGGACTGGACACCGTCGTCGGCGAACGCGGGTACCGTCTCTCCGGAGGCGAGCGTCAGCGCCTGACCATTGCCCGGATGCTGCTGGCGTCTCCGGAGATCGTCGTGCTCGATGAGGCCACCTCGGCGTTGGATTCGACGAATGAGGCCGCGATCCAGCGTGCCCTGGCCCAGGCGATGCACGGGCGGACGGCTCTGGTCATCGCCCACCGTCTGTCGACGATCCGGCAGGCCGACACGATCCTCGTCGTCGAGGCCGGTCGCATCATCGAGAAGGGCACTCACGACGAGCTGGTCAGCCGCGGCGGCCGCTATGCCGAGCTCTACGCCACCCAGTTCGCCTCGAGCTGACGGACTTATTCCCGCTCAGTCAACCTGAAAGTTCGTGAGGTTCGTCGAGGTATTCCACCAGATCTCCCGAGACTCTACGATGGCCGGATGGAATTGCGCGTAATGGGGCGCGTGGAGATTCTCCATGATGGTGTGGCCCACGGGATACAGGGACGCACGCAGCGAGCCCTTCTGTCTCTGTTGGTTCTCCGGCTCCGAACCTGGACGCCGGCATCGCTCATCGTCGAAGCACTCTGGCCGGACGAGTGGTCCGACCGTGTCGCCACTCGCCTGCACGTCCAGATCCACCGTCTGCGCAAACAGCTGGGAAACGGCGTTCTGCTCAGTTCTCCCAATGGCTACAGACTCGATCTGGACCAGCATTCCGTCGATGCGTGGCGCTTCGAGCACAGTGCCCGGACCGCCCTCGCCGAGGATATGCCCGACCATGATCTCGAGACGCTGCGCTGCCTCGAAGCGGCCGCGTCCCAATGGGGCGGCGAGCCGTTTCCCGACGTCGATCTGCCAGGGACGGCGGACTGGCAGTCCGAGCTGCACGACCTGCATACCCGGATTCGGGAGAAGTGTGCCGAGTTCCATTTGGAGTTCGGCGACGGGAGCACGGCACTCAGGCTGCTCACTCGCCTGACGCACGAACACCCGGAGAACGAACACGCTCACGTCCTCAGACTCTCTGCCCTGCAGCAGACCGGGCAGGACACGGAACTGGCCGGAGCATTCGTCGAAGTGCACCGGGCGCTTAAGGAACTGGGGCTCGATCCGAGTCCGGATCTGCTCCATACTCAGCGAGCGCTCGTTCGCAATCGTGAAGAGGAGATCCGGTCCAACCTCGCCGTCGTCGACCCTGCTGGCGATCTCACTCCCAGCACCGAGGATGAGGCGGATCCGACGATGCGCGGATCGGTTCTGCGCCGCGAACTCGCCTATATCCTCATGGCGAAGGGCCGCCACAGCGAAGCACTGTCGCTGTTGGAACGTTTGGAAGTTCTCCATTCCGGGCTGGGACACGAGAACCTGTGTGCGATCCTCCTCCGCGACATGGTGGCCGTCATGTCACTGACAGGAGACCTCCGCCGTGCCCTGCGACTCCTCGGTGAAGCGTCGAGACTCGACCAGCGGACGACGGGAACCGATGCGATGCTCCACATCATCCGTGCCCTCGTCCTCGCCCATATGTCTCGCCTGCGCCGGGCCGAGGACGCTCTGTCGGCTGTCGGTGAACCGACCGGGCCCAAGGCACGCCAGGTCATGTGGTGGCGCACCCGCAGCCAGATCGATCGGCGGACCGGTCGACATCACGACGCAGTCGTCGGAGCGCTCACTGCCTGGAACCTTGCGCGAAGCGATGCCGCCGAGGCCGACGTGGGTCCGATCCTGCTCGATGTCGCCTGCTCGATCCGTGATGACGGCGATGCCGCATGCTTCGATTGGTACCGAACCGCCCTCCGGTTCGCCTACGAGGACATGCGCTTCCCGCTGGCGGCCAGCGCCCATGCGTCGATGGCGAAGGCACAGCTTCTGTGGGGCAGACCGAAGACGGCGATCGTGCATTCGCGAGCCGGCCTCGAACTCGCCCGGTCATCCGGCTGCTGGCTGTTCGCCGGCAAGGCAGCCGCACGCCTCGCCGAGGCGGAAAAGCAGATGGGGAACGCCTCCGCTGCTCTCCGCCACCGGCAGGAGGCGAAGTCCTTCTACCGTCGCATCGACTTCCCCACGCCGTTCCCGGTCGAGAGCGTCCCAGGTATCGGTTCGACGCTCACGGCTGGGCAGGTGGCACGGGATGGTTCGCGGCGAACACGTTCTCCGGATCGTATGCGCTCTTGACCCGGGTCAGTGTCAGCCACTCGCGTTCCCCGAAGTTGTCTCCGACGTCGACGGGCTCCTCGGCGAAGTTGAGATACTGACGTCCGGTGCTCCACGGTGTCATGGCCCGAACCAGGTCGGTCGCGTCCTCCTTGCCCCGAGCTTCGTTCTCCGGGGTGTCGGCGATCGCCGCACCGAAGAGCAGGAAGCTTCCGTCCATCCGGCTGAGTGCTCCGCCGTCGGGGTGCTTCCTGGCCAGGGCACCGCCGAGCTGTCGCAGTTCGGCCGAGAGCAGGGAGTGCTCCGTTCCGGCACCGACCTGGGCGAGGAACGCATCGACGGCCTCGTCCGTCAGCCGTCCCAACAGGGCAGTGTCTCCGGTGACCGGGGTCGGCCCTTCCGGGTCCATGTGGAGCCGGGTGATCGAACTCGGCGGCACCTGGGCGAAGGTGTCGACCCGCGGGGACAAGTCCCGCAGCGGTGCAAGCACCCGTCTCGCGCGCTTCCTGTCGGACAGCACTGCTCCGTCCATGCAGACGACGGGTCGACCTGCCACGGCGTCGGGGATGCCCGGTGTGTCCGGGAGGTTGAGGATGCGCATCGTCGTCGTGATCTCATGCGGCGCGGTCGGAGCCCATTCGGCCCAGGCCCGCAGCACTCGAGCGGCGTCGTCGATGTCCCAGACCATCATTCCCGCGTGCACGGTCTCCAGCGGGTAGAGGGAGAATTCGAAGGCGGTGACGATGCCGAAGTTGCCGCCGCCACCGCGCAGAGCCCAGAACAGCGACTGGTGCTGGGTGTGGTCGGCGCGGATGAGTTCGCCGTCGGCGAGGACGATCTCCACGGCGGTGAGGCTGCTGGTGGCCATGCCCAATCGGCGTGCGTAGAGGAATATTCCCCCACCCAGCAGGTACCCGCCCACGCCGACGTCGGGCGATGATCCGTGCAGGCAGGCCAGTCCGTGACGGCCGGCCGCCTCGGTGACATCGCCCCACAGCGCACCGCCTTGGACTCTCGCCATGGCCATCGAGGGGTTGATCTCGATCCCGTTCATGGCGGAGAGCTTGACCAGGACGGTCGAACAGAGTTCGTGCTGGACGAGCGGGCCGGCGTTGTGGCCGGTGCTCACCGGTGCGATCTGGAACCCGAGCTGGCTGGAGGCTGTGACGACGGCCGACACCTCGGCGGCGGTGGTCGGTTCGGCGACCGCGACGGGACGCAGATCGACGGCGGTGTTCCACAGCATCCGCGCCTCGTCATAGCCCGGGTCGCCAGGCAGGTGGATCACGGTCGAACCCACCATCGCAGCCAGGCGGGTCGCAGAATCGACAGTTTCCTCACGACTGGCATCGCTGAGGACCGTGTGTGATTGCAGAGTCATGGATCTCCGATCGTTGGAAGAGATGAGGTTCTCATCCGACGACAGTCGACTCTGATCCGCCGTCGGATGCCTCGATGCTCCCAACCGACGCTTACATCTCACTTACGTCTGCGCTCTCAACGGGGATTGCATGATACCGATCGGTTGCCGAAGCTGCTCCGGATGCTTTTTCCGCCCGGCCCGCCCCTAGGTCAACGCGAAACGCGAAAGAGTCGTCGCCAGTGACAACTTTTCCGAGCTTCGCGTTGCCTGGCGGAGGCCTGCTGCACATCGACTGCCTGAGCACCATCACTTCCCTCCCCCGCAGCTCTGCTCTCAGGCTCGTCACCACCCCACGGAGGTCCTCAGGTTTCCCGCCTGAGACCGTTCATCCG encodes:
- the coaA gene encoding type I pantothenate kinase, with the translated sequence MSHVDPQLDRARRLAGLNTARRSEPDTTSPFWEFDREVWGTLAQATPLPLKQRDIERLRGLGDRINLDEVSQVYLPLSRLLNLYVAARRAKHDLTREFFSPLHDQGLEPQDAKRTPFVIGVAGSVAVGKSTTARVLRELLARWPDTPRVELITTDGFLYPNAELDRRRLNGRKGFPESYDRRKLLKFISAVKSGAPEVRAPVYSHHTYDIVPGAEVVVRSPDVLIVEGLNVLQPARPRQDGTVGLAISDYFDFSVYVDARSRDIRQWYISRFLKLKHGAFQDEDSYFHRYSQLDDDEAITLATEIWDSINFPNLRENVQPSRGRADLVLHKSSDHTIRKVQLRKL
- a CDS encoding ABC transporter ATP-binding protein is translated as MSVPSAHHLMYSSVKSKKTPETRIQPGIYKRIAGYATRHKRKLIIFLLLSVLTAGIGVLNPVLAGDVVNAITGGGPVSTVVWLAVAIGGLAIADAAISITNRYLSSRIGEGLIFDLRTAVYDHVQSMPIAFFNRTRTGALVSRLNTDVIGAQRAFSNTLSGIVSNFVSLALTVGVMVTISWQVTVLSILLLPLFIIPTRMLSGKLASLQFEAANNSADMSTRMTERFSAAGATLVKLFGNPRQENEEFADRAGQVRDIGVKVAMLQSTFVSSLTLVSALALALVYGVGGAQAVVGNLNAGQVVTLALLLTRLYTPLTMLANARLDIQSAVVSFQRVFEILDLVPYFKEPSQPKALPTGGLDVQFDHVDFAYPSASQVSLASLEDVSVLDTRGGDQVLHDLSFTIPAGHTVALVGSSGAGKSTIASLLPRLYDVTDGTITIGGVDVRDLSFADLREAVGVVTQDGHVFHESIRANLALVNPDATEEQMLDAIDRAQLRSVIDALPDGLDTVVGERGYRLSGGERQRLTIARMLLASPEIVVLDEATSALDSTNEAAIQRALAQAMHGRTALVIAHRLSTIRQADTILVVEAGRIIEKGTHDELVSRGGRYAELYATQFASS
- a CDS encoding BTAD domain-containing putative transcriptional regulator; the protein is MELRVMGRVEILHDGVAHGIQGRTQRALLSLLVLRLRTWTPASLIVEALWPDEWSDRVATRLHVQIHRLRKQLGNGVLLSSPNGYRLDLDQHSVDAWRFEHSARTALAEDMPDHDLETLRCLEAAASQWGGEPFPDVDLPGTADWQSELHDLHTRIREKCAEFHLEFGDGSTALRLLTRLTHEHPENEHAHVLRLSALQQTGQDTELAGAFVEVHRALKELGLDPSPDLLHTQRALVRNREEEIRSNLAVVDPAGDLTPSTEDEADPTMRGSVLRRELAYILMAKGRHSEALSLLERLEVLHSGLGHENLCAILLRDMVAVMSLTGDLRRALRLLGEASRLDQRTTGTDAMLHIIRALVLAHMSRLRRAEDALSAVGEPTGPKARQVMWWRTRSQIDRRTGRHHDAVVGALTAWNLARSDAAEADVGPILLDVACSIRDDGDAACFDWYRTALRFAYEDMRFPLAASAHASMAKAQLLWGRPKTAIVHSRAGLELARSSGCWLFAGKAAARLAEAEKQMGNASAALRHRQEAKSFYRRIDFPTPFPVESVPGIGSTLTAGQVARDGSRRTRSPDRMRS
- a CDS encoding FAD-binding oxidoreductase, producing MTLQSHTVLSDASREETVDSATRLAAMVGSTVIHLPGDPGYDEARMLWNTAVDLRPVAVAEPTTAAEVSAVVTASSQLGFQIAPVSTGHNAGPLVQHELCSTVLVKLSAMNGIEINPSMAMARVQGGALWGDVTEAAGRHGLACLHGSSPDVGVGGYLLGGGIFLYARRLGMATSSLTAVEIVLADGELIRADHTQHQSLFWALRGGGGNFGIVTAFEFSLYPLETVHAGMMVWDIDDAARVLRAWAEWAPTAPHEITTTMRILNLPDTPGIPDAVAGRPVVCMDGAVLSDRKRARRVLAPLRDLSPRVDTFAQVPPSSITRLHMDPEGPTPVTGDTALLGRLTDEAVDAFLAQVGAGTEHSLLSAELRQLGGALARKHPDGGALSRMDGSFLLFGAAIADTPENEARGKEDATDLVRAMTPWSTGRQYLNFAEEPVDVGDNFGEREWLTLTRVKSAYDPENVFAANHPVPPAQP